Genomic segment of Hydra vulgaris chromosome 11, alternate assembly HydraT2T_AEP:
ttatagttgcatgtttaaaatgtttatttctaaatattgagttaattttctttattaatatatttgagACTATTTTAGCACCAGAGGTTTTGGCATATGAACCTATTGATTTTGGTTCAGATATGTggtatatttcttttttttaaagttattattgttgCTGTTATTTTTAGTTCCTACTTGTTGCAATTAGTTACTACAAtgttttgtagattttttttcaatttttttatttttaggagtaTTGGTGTAGTTACTTATGTATTGTAagtactattattttaaaaaaaacttttaatggttatgaatgaaattaaaaactaaaatttatgatTCACCATTTTTAGAGTTCGTATCATAAACTATTTGTGATTCAAAATCATCTTTACTTAATGATTTGATTCTATTTGGTTAAATTTggttaataaactttaattaagaTAGGATTAATTGATCAATTAAATGTTTGCaaacatataaaacaaactattcaTGTCTTATCTTCCTAATAGTATCAAATCATTATGCTGTATAATTTTTGTGTATTCATATTATCgctattttaatataaaaaaagttattttttaaatttaaatatgaatattgatttgtatcaatttttatcAGGTTGAGTGGTATTTCTCCATTTGCTGGAGATGATGTAATGGAAACTTATGCAAATATAGGAATGGTTGAATATGATTTTGATTGTGAAGAATTTGATGATGTATCAGACTTAGCAatgaattttattgaaaaattgttgGAACGTAGACCAAAGTAGGTCAAAAGTACTTTTTATATCacatataagttatttaaatattatgtaataataccaatataatgtttttatttataagttatgcGAAGACTTAATTTCTTGCTGTAATAAGGAAGTCTTTGGAACAATCAAAATCTTTACTGTACCAAATATCTTTCAGACCTGATCTGTGTACACATGAATGCCCTAATGATCTGTGTGCACATAATAGCCCTAATGATTTGTGTACACATGATAGCTCTAATGATCTGTGTACACATGATAGCTTTAATGatctttgtaatatatatatatatatatatatatttttcatcaaaatttttggAATTAATCATTCAATAGTAGTTATTAGCTATCAAACTCAATACCTCCTTTATTCAATAACCGGGTACCCTGGTACTCacttaagttattatatatgaaagccgggtttataaacaataataaaactgtttcttaaagtatttttttaatttcaatacattgccataaaaaataacaaagaagtTAATTATTTCACACACTCCTCACATGTCGTGGTCGAAACACAATGCTCATCACAAATAGGGAACTCACATATCGAATAAGGTTTTCAAGTTTTGTGACGTTTTTTAAATTCGCTTGTGAGACAAACATGGCATACCCCAGTAATCTTTTTCCTTCGGTTGAATCGAGTTGTACATGGGGTTTAGAAGATTTAGATGCTGTTTGTTGCACATATGGATTTATAGCTCGaccaaaaaaactttcaattgcCACTTTAGTAGTAAACTGTCTCATGATTTGTGGATTATGCAAACGTTTTTCAACAAATGGAGTACACAGCTCTCTGCCCAGTTGCCGATAAAACAATTGTTGCTCATATGACTTTTTTGGAAGCACTTTATTATTCTCGTAATAAAGGATATATGCTGCAAGGCAGGTAACATCgagaatattgtaaaaaaatgctaGAGGCCACCTTTGAGTTAATCGTTTAGTAGTATATTTACCAAGCATTTTATCCATTGTGTCAACACCAGCTTTTGACCAgttgtaaaattcaataatttctGGTTTTTTCTTTGCATCATCACCGATCTTTGCTACCTGATGCATTGATGATAGCATAAtcattgctttgtttttttttggacacATAACTGCACATGGTTACTTCTTCATGAAAGCCAAATACGGTGGATAATTCTTCTTGGGTTTTCAATGCAGTCATTGCTGGTGGAATGCACgtcttatttttctttaaagtgtCAACAATTGTTAGATCCCAGGATAGTAAAGATTTTGCCAATGATAGAGTTGTGAAGTAATTATCCATTGTAATGTTTCTACCAAATCCTTTGTATTGTGCTACCAAGTCTTTTAAAACTCTCTCACTAACATTTTTCTCACAACCAGCACTCAATTTTCTAGTGTAAATCTGACCTGTGAGAGGGTACGAGTTTTCTGCATCACATATCCACCATACTTTAATTCCATACTTGGCTGGCTTTGATGGAATATATTGAGTGAATTTAGTTCGACCCCGATATGGGTAAAGTTGCTCGTCAATGGTCAGGTGCTCTGTTGGGTTATAATGTTTTGCTAAATTACTATTAAGCATTGTCCAAATGTCTCATATTGGAGCAGCTTTATCAATCTCCATGCGTTGAGCATGAGTATTGTCATTATCAAATTGAATTAAACGAATGATGTTCCAAAAACGATTGATGCCCATTGCTGCGTGATAAAGTATGGATATGTGGCAGTACAACTGCCACATATCCCTTGTATTGTCAGTATTTGTATTGTTAGTTGTTGGCACCAGAGGTTATCAAAATAGCCAGGAATGCATAAAATTCCTGAAGCTCTAAATTTTTCCACACTAGTTGTTTTTTCCCTGgatttttttcattatgttGTATATGTTGAGTTTGCTTTTTTATTCATATGACATATAATGATATCAGCCATTTCTGGAgtgaaaaataatttgaatgtATCTAGAATTGACAGCATGttcgtattttttttaggtCCACATCTCTGTCGCACAATATTATGCCTTGCAACTTGATGTTCATTTTTTGGTGTCTCAGCCCACTTAGTACCATCTTTTGCTGTCATAACTGGCCCACTAACTGACGTTTCTAATTCACTTTCTTCATGTTTGTCGTTATCATCTTctatttcacttttttcatcTTCGCCGAGTGCATTCTCatcaactttttgtaaaaatatatacaatatataaaacatatacaatatatacaatatataaaacatatttcataatCATTGTTGCATAATAGAAAATGGAATTATAAATTACCAGTATCATCAAAATCCGAAGCTACTACTTCACTCTCTGGTAAAAATTTATCATCATCACTATCCAACACGTGGCCATTGCCAGATTTCTCACCATCAAATATTTCGAACACAtttctattgaaaaaagttttcagtttattattttactttttgattaaaagtacaaaacaatttattcaaaaataaaacaaggaaATCACTCATTACCGTTAAAAACATGATAAATCCATCCATCATCCATTGTATTATCCATCACTGAATAAGACTATTTACTTATAGTATTATTACTtcctaataaagaaaaaaaacttctctttttcacaaaaaattttgttatttataattttgttcttttcacTACACAATAGGGGGTACCCGGGGATCCGGTTATTGAACGAATGGTGAAAGTTTGGTTATTGACCATACGGTTAAACCTGCATGTGTTtaaatgttaatgttttttagtttgtaactaattattttattttctggtATGCTGAATGATGAAAAGGAAATATTTCTTAGCTTTAGCATTAAATTCCTATATTGAGATAATtcatataattgtaataattttttatttattttaaattctatataaaaagtCTTAGCTTATAAATAGATTTTCTTGAGGCAAGATTATAACTACATTTTCTTGAGGCTTaagttataaatacattttcttGAGGCAAGTAATTATCCTATTGCAAAGTTGGTTTTGATTGCCTACCAGtgttttaaattgatcattCCCTTTAGAATACTCTAAAAATGGCCACTTGGGTAACAATCTGAAATGTTTGGCACATTATTACTTTTGACCATAGTCTATGTAATTCTCTTAAAAGAACAATGGGATTGTTTTGGTTTGTGATAAAGCCAGCTCAGACCAGAATAAGTATTGATCCTCagtataatactttttaataaaagacaGCAACACTCTGAGTAAACATTTTGGTTAATTGTAAGATTGCTAGAAACAAAGTATGGTTTTGACACCCCTCAGAAATGCATCaaacaaacatattttgattaaattttgcaGTTTTTCTATAATTTACTCTGggaggtgttttttttttacgttgcttgagttaaaaatttaattgccaTGAACTGAGCTTTGAGACAAAGTTAAATATGACGGATCATTAATGATGCTCAATTTTCTCGCAGATTTTAATTCGGGCAATGTTATATTTTGCTAACTCTTGCTTACTGGTTGTCATTTTGAAATGGTATCTGTGTTACATTCAAATTTGCAAGCAGCCTGCCTTTGAGAAACTCGATTACAATAATCAAACATGGTTATGAGGCAcatgatatttttttcatcattttcttGGCAACATGACCAAtttctttaactattttataaccatTACTATTTTCAGCCCATGATTATGTTGAAGATGGTTTACttgaaatattttctattttaaagtggtcttgagtaaacttttttttcttaagatcaatttgctaaataaaatgtaatgtaataataaaatcatcatTTATCATATTGAAATTTAACTGCAGTTtgacaaaaacttttaagttatttaCAATTTGTTACAGTTTCGATATTCTTTATAGTATGTTTTTGAGAAGATTTTACTCTTATTTGGTACCGATAATCAATATAAAtcaattgatatttattttaacaaaaataacaaattctgataagatttataattttatcactTGTGAGttctgaaaactttttttggctTTCGAAGTTGTTGGCTTTGGAACAGTTGGGACCAAATCACTTGATGCacaatgtttattattaaagcaacatcttaaagtttaatattaatctaaatataattaaattaagtttaattataaatcttataagttaccttattatagtttttttgcttttcagttttcagaacttttttatttttaaagctattgttttgttttagtttaaaattttatgatgaaaaatattgttttaaatcaaGAGGAACTAAAAAGTtgtgataattttataaagaaaatctGTTCAACAGTGTGGCAAAAGTAATGATAAGAATAATACCATAAAAACGGTATTGACAGTATGATATGCAGGCCCTTATggtatattgaaatttttttaaaaaaattgactccCAGCATACCTCTGAGAAACTGCTAATTTCTCGCAGGTGTGCTGGGATTCCTAAAAACTGTAAATTGCATGTGTCTGGAAAGCATCAAGATAATTAAGAATCCCAAAGCTTtaatgtttgaggaaaaaaactagatggaTAAAAAACTAGAcggataaaagtttttgaacatGAATGAACAagtacagtaaaaggatgcaattTGACTGAATGGAAACTTATTCAGTTTTAGGTTTTGGCCgatggaaaaagaaaaaatagttaaccAGCCATTTTGAGTCCCTAGCTGTCATTGAAGAGAGATCATATTTAAGATTGTGGCTTCAAAAAATTGAAGGTTCTTTAACGTGgctaaaattacaaatttttgaacATAGGGACAATACAGCAataagatttaaagttttttgtttgaaaatttctcaaaaaggAAACCCTTCTATAATGTTTTACTAGTATAGCAGGTGCTCTATCTATACATATACTGTCTAATTTATCCCAGTTATAACCATCACAATAATAaaaatccagtttttttttttttatttatcattttggTTTGTTTAGTTAAAAGTGAATTCTATAAAGCTCACCAAGGCATTTTCGTGTTCTTGTTAGTATCTGTTTATTGTATTGTgtgattattttaaacataagttttacataaatatatagagtttataagtattttatattaaaacatatttgaatacattttcaactaaagttgtttatattatatttttttaataaattataattttataaatattatttttttaccttttttgacatttaaagatttttaatttttatttttaaagagataGAATGACAGCATATGAAGCCTTTGAACATGATTGGATTAAGCAACTAGAACAAGGCATCACAGCAGAAGATGTTGTTCTTGCACAAAATTTGAAAACGAGTCAAGGTATTATAAAGTCTGATGTTATAGTTTCAGAAAATACAGAAAAgccaaaactaaaaaagcagGTTTCAGTTGAAAACTTTGATAATTCTTCTGTTAATGAGTCAAATAGTTCTTGTAAAAGTTTATGTGGAGAAACAAATGATAAATTGCACGATAATAAACTAAtggaaaaacagaaaaatagtTTGGAAGTTAACACACCTTTAATCGAAATTATTAATCATACAGATAATGATATAtctgatgataaaaatattgcagtGATTGAAGCTAATAATATATGTGAAAATTtggataaaaaacattttgcagtAAAATCTTCTGAAACTCCAAACACCAGTATATCTAAACTTGATGTTTTTGAAGTGCCAGTTGAAGCTGAGGATGTTCCGATTTCCGAACATGTAAAAGAAGCTATTCCTGTAATTATTGATCCGAAAACAGAAGAACCTCACGATCATCCAACAGCAAATACTGATCAGTTTATTTCTCAGAATGAAAAATCATCTAGTGAAATATGCGAAAATGAGAAAGAAAATCATATCTCTTCTAAAATTTATTCAGTCACCAATGATCAACATATAGATGATATAActtctaaaaaatgtttgattactGAAGAATCAATTATAGAAGATATTTCCTCTAAAAAAAGTTCTGTCTCCGAAGATCAAAAGGAGattcataaaaaaagtattttatctgATGATACTAGTGTAAGTTCAAAATCAGTAACTAAGACGCCCTCGTTTTCGCAGAAAAAAGAGATCGAGAGTGatgattcaaaacaaaaaacaaatcgtTTACCGTCAAAGTTTGCGTCGATGTTTTCTCCTGAAACCACATTTGAATCAAAAAATCATACTGAACATCATATCAAAAAAGAAACCACATTTGAATCAAAAAATCATGCTGACAATCTTATCAAAAAAGAACGTGTAAACAAATTTGAATCCAAGTTATCAGCTGATACATATGTATCACCCACCCCAACATTAACAAGACCTTTTAGTCCTTCAAATACTAATCAATTATCACAAAATGTTTCAACTAGTCCATGGATAACCAAGAAAAAAACAGACTTGTTAGAGAACAAGACCATCCATAGCTCTGCTGGATCCCCTGGTTCCCCAGGATCTAGAAACTTTAAAggtattttagaaattgaaaaaaaagctccTGTTGTCGCACGAAATGTAGTTACTCAAAAAATACCTGGCGGAATTGCAGCAAAAATGGCTAATAAATTTACGAATAATGAAGAGCCTGGTAGAAATCTAATTAAAACATCGGTTAAATTAAATTCATCAGTTACGTCTGAAAAACATAATAGTGACGCAGCTAAACCTAAAATAGAAGTTAATGCTGTCTATGATCACAGTGTCACTATTAGCCAGGAACCTATAAATTCTCCACCAATCGAAAGTTCGAAAGATACGGCGAAATTAAACATTGAAGAAGTTGCTCtaggaaataataaagaagCAAATATGAACTTGCTAATAATAAAATCAGACAATTTCATTCCTGATATTCCTTCAGGTTCAAATCCAACGAGTCCTGTTATTGAAAAGAATAATTCAGTTTCAACTCCTATCGAAGAAAAAATAACTCATAAAATCGACTTGAAGAAAGTAGATACATTTAAACCTCCGCCTAGATCTACAAGTCCTTTACCTAGAGTTGTCAGCCCAGTACAAAACAGAGTGGCTCAATATCAGTTAAAAAAGAATGTGGATAATCATGTTATTACCAGTTCAGATAGAGATCATCCGCATCAAAAAGAAGCTGATGATCGTCATTCTCCTTTACCTAGAGTAAGTAAAAAAAGCGAGGAAAGCCGAATTAAATTGGGTGCTGATCATAATCCTCCTTTTGTGAAAGTCACAGAAGACGGTCGTAATCATCCTTCTGTGAAGGTCGCAGAAAACGGTCATAATCATCCTTCTGTTGTAGATGTTGCAGAAGACGGTCATAATCATCCTTCTGTGAAAGTCAAAGAAGACGGTCATAATCATCCTTCTGTTGTAGATGTTGCAGAAGACGGTCATAACAATCCTTCTGTGAAAGTCAAAGAAGACGGTCATAATCATCCTTCTGTGAAAGTCAGAGAAGATGATCATAATCATCCTTCTGTAAATGTTGCAGAAGATGGTCATAATCATTCTTCTGTGAAAGTCACAAAAGATGGTCATATATCCCCAACtgaagataatataaaaaagctgaTTATTGGACCTAGTTTTAAtgctaatgaaaataaaatcaaaatgcaaATGGGTTCAAGTGGTTGTATTCAAATGAATTTCGCTACCAATAATTCTCACGGAGGAAACGAAGAAAATGGAGATGATATCGAGACTTCAGAAGACGATGAAATGAAAGAAGGAAAATCTTTCCAGCGAACGATGTTAAAAGAtactaaagaaaaaagtaaGAGTCTAACTCGGCGTACTCGTGGGGGTACGGGTGAAGGATCGCCGCAGGCGCAAAAGAAGAATTACCGACGGTTATATGTGTCAAAAACTCGAACTTTGAGAGTTGTGGAACCTTCAAATTGCGTAAATAATGATGCTGCAAAAATTATGCAAAGAGTTGACAACGATGTACTTAAAATAGAGTTTCACCTAAAGTCGACGGACCTCAAGCTTCTTCCTTAAATATTATGTTACTTTGCAGCATTCTAAGAGAAGTGCAAGTggcatgaaaaaatattttgaatgggAGAAGATCAATTTGTACCTATTGTAGAGTGACACCCATCGAAATATAATTTCACCAATATATTGTGTAATCCAAGATCTTATGGATGCACTTATATATCTGTTGCTATAGTTGTTAAATCACTTTAATGAAATGCGAACTGCAAACCTCGGATCAGTATTTTCGCATAACTTTTCTATATTGTTAcgttatttttgtataatataccTTACCGTTTAATGCGGTTAAATATATAAACGCTGTGAAGTgaaaacaaatactaaaaaagtaa
This window contains:
- the LOC100206535 gene encoding uncharacterized protein LOC100206535 produces the protein MALERAENIINKVETLEQNYDILNELGRGRFAVVKKCVCKKTGTVYAAKVIKKSRSGNHGRSGREQLLLEIDILHQSQHPKLVRLFDVFETRTEMQLVLEFAQGGDLHRHCIEADVARTEKEICYLIRQIVEAVCYLHSLKIVHLDLKPDNILLKEASEIFPEIRLIDFGLSRRLDLPYSQFDIVGTPEYVAPEVLAYEPIDFGSDMWSIGVVTYVLLSGISPFAGDDVMETYANIGMVEYDFDCEEFDDVSDLAMNFIEKLLERRPKDRMTAYEAFEHDWIKQLEQGITAEDVVLAQNLKTSQGIIKSDVIVSENTEKPKLKKQVSVENFDNSSVNESNSSCKSLCGETNDKLHDNKLMEKQKNSLEVNTPLIEIINHTDNDISDDKNIAVIEANNICENLDKKHFAVKSSETPNTSISKLDVFEVPVEAEDVPISEHVKEAIPVIIDPKTEEPHDHPTANTDQFISQNEKSSSEICENEKENHISSKIYSVTNDQHIDDITSKKCLITEESIIEDISSKKSSVSEDQKEIHKKSILSDDTSVSSKSVTKTPSFSQKKEIESDDSKQKTNRLPSKFASMFSPETTFESKNHTEHHIKKETTFESKNHADNLIKKERVNKFESKLSADTYVSPTPTLTRPFSPSNTNQLSQNVSTSPWITKKKTDLLENKTIHSSAGSPGSPGSRNFKGILEIEKKAPVVARNVVTQKIPGGIAAKMANKFTNNEEPGRNLIKTSVKLNSSVTSEKHNSDAAKPKIEVNAVYDHSVTISQEPINSPPIESSKDTAKLNIEEVALGNNKEANMNLLIIKSDNFIPDIPSGSNPTSPVIEKNNSVSTPIEEKITHKIDLKKVDTFKPPPRSTSPLPRVVSPVQNRVAQYQLKKNVDNHVITSSDRDHPHQKEADDRHSPLPRVSKKSEESRIKLGADHNPPFVKVTEDGRNHPSVKVAENGHNHPSVVDVAEDGHNHPSVKVKEDGHNHPSVVDVAEDGHNNPSVKVKEDGHNHPSVKVREDDHNHPSVNVAEDGHNHSSVKVTKDGHISPTEDNIKKLIIGPSFNANENKIKMQMGSSGCIQMNFATNNSHGGNEENGDDIETSEDDEMKEGKSFQRTMLKDTKEKSKSLTRRTRGGTGEGSPQAQKKNYRRLYVSKTRTLRVVEPSNCVNNDAAKIMQRVDNDVLKIEFHLKSTDLKLLP